The genomic stretch CACCGTTCGCAGCCCACGGTTGTAGGTCTCCCGATGCTGATGCGTTCTGCTGCCGGTCTGTTGATGGAGCGGGAGGTTTCCACCCTCTCACGGGTCTTCACCGGAGCGCCGCGTCCCGTGACCTTTGTGCTCGGCGGGACGAAGGTGGACGACTCGGTGGCGGTGGCCGAGAACGTGCTTGAGAAAGGGATCGCAGACCGGGTCATCGTTATCGGTGTGGTTGCAAATGTGTTCCTGATGGCGGAGGGCCACGACATCGGCAGGCCCTCCACCGACCTGATCGGGCAGTTGAAATATACGGGCGAGATTGAGCGGGCGAAGTCCCTCCTCTCCCGATTTGAGGGCCGGGTGGTGCTCCCTGATCAGGTGGCCGTCCGGGAGGGTGATGGGCGCATGGAGTATGCCGTCGATAGCATCCCCGCCGAGTTCCCGGTGATGGACATCGGTTCAGAGGCGCTGCGGCGGGTGAACGAGGCGATCCGATCGTCCGGTACGGTTGTCCTCAACGGTCCGGCCGGTGTGTTCGAGGATCCCGCCTTTGCCATGGGCACCCATGAAATCCTCAGGGCTTCATCGAAGGTGCCCTTCTCGGTGGTCGGTGGCGGGCACACGGCGGCCGTGATAGAGAAGATGGGGCTTGAATCGGCGTTCACCCATATCTCGACGGGTGGCGGGGCATGTATTGAGTTCCTGACCGGAAAGAAACTGCCAGCTGTCGCCGCACTGGAGCGTTCAAAAGAGATCTATGGATAATAAAATCATTCACTCTTTTTCTTTTATCTCTGCATGTTTCAGGCGTTTCAATATCTCAAGTGCCTCGGTTTTCTGGTTTGTTCCAAGGCGCCTGAACATCTCCCTGACATCGTGGTCTGAGGAATTGAGGAGGGTGCACACCTCATCTGGCTCCGGACTCACTTCGAGGCGCCCTCGTATCCCCCCGAATCCATCAGATCCGCTCATAAATGGGATCGTGACATTCTATTATATATAGTTACCTTAATCGGTCCTTTCAACACGCTCCTTCAGGTTGATATCCCCCTCCATTGTTGAATTGTTATCCCGCCTCTCGATCATCGCCGTGATGCTCTCCATAGAATGCTCCCTGTCTCTGCGATGGAACCGCGGTGCTCTGAGAGAAAGACCCGTCGGTTGTTTCCCTGTCATTCGTCCCCCCCGGACTGTTGACGTGAACGATTGATGCCGGTATCACTACATAATACTTTCTGCAGGTTCCGGAGCGGGAGTGCGATAGTTGATGTGAATTACTATCTGATCCGATTGCGCCTCCAACCTGAGTAATTTTATCATGGGGCGGGCATCCGTCCCTGTACGGGCATCAAATGATCACCCACATATATCATGGATTTCCTTCTCCTATTCACGCGGGGGGAGGAAGGTGAACCTCTATGAATATACCCCTGCGATCCCTGTTATTGGCGGCGTGCCTCCTGTTCATCGCCGCATGTGCGCCGGTTTCTGCTGATGTGATGAATGGATCTGTGATCCATGTGCCCGGTGATTATCCAACGGTCGGAGCGGCGATCGACGCCGCCGCCGACGGCGACACGATCCTCATCGCCTCTGGAACCTATACCGAGAACGTGAACGTGACAAAACGCCTCGGCATTGCCGGCGACGGGATGCCGGTGATCGATGCCGGCAGTGCGGGCAGCGCCGTCACGGTGAGCGCCGACGGGGTGTCTATCACCGGTATCGCCGCCACCGGTTCGGGTGACGTTTGCAGCGGCGACCCAGAACCCGCCGATGCCGGGTTCATGGTCTGCTCCGATGACGTCCGTCTCCTGAACTGTTCTGCCGTCGACAATGGCGGTCACGGGATCTATGTCCTCGGGGCGTCGAACTTCACGGTCGAATCCACCACCTCATCGGGGAATGGATATCATGGACTCCGCATGGAGGAGAGCGATCTCCTGGCGGTGAGCGGGTGCGAGGTCGACGGCAACGGCAACCATGGTCTGCTGATCCGGGGATGCAGCGACGTAACGGTGACTGAGTGCGCCGTCACCGATAACGGTGTCCATGGTCTCCGTCTCTATGACTGCGAAAACCTCTCCCTCACCGGCAACCTGATATCGGGCAGCGGTGTCCATGGCATAAACGCGGAAGAGATGGATGCGTGCGTCTTCGGCGCGAATACCATCACCGGCAACGGCAACCATGGTCTGATCATACAGTCCTGGAATGGGTATTGTACCGGGATCACCGTCTCCGACAACACCCTGACGGATAATGGGGGGATGGGGCTCTTCCTCTACCTGGTCGATGACGCCGATGTGATCGGCAACACCGCCACCGAGAACGGCAAACTCGGTCTCAGGCTCTGGAGTGTCACCAACACCACGCTCTCGGGCAATGTGATGGCGGAGAACACCCGCGACTTCGGCTACCGGAGCGCCGATCCCTCCCCCGGCAACCGGATCGACACCACCAACACCGCCGGCGGCAGACCGGTCTATTATCTGGAGGGCGAATCGGGTCGCACCATCGACGCCTCGACCGATGCCGCCGTCGTCTGCTGTGTCGGGTGCAGCGATATCACGGTGGAGGGGTTGGCGTTTGTCGATAACCTGAACGGTGTCAATTTCATCCACACCGACGACTCCACCGTCAGGGACTGCACCTTTACCAATATCGGCAGGAGCATCGAGATCTTCTCCGGGACCAACCTCGCCGTCGAGGATAATGCCGTTTCGACCTCAGGAACCAGCTGTTATGCCCTGATCCTGGACCAGGTCTCGGCGTCCTCGATCGCCTCCAATGCCTTCGACCTGGTGGACGGCCGCATCGTTGTCAATGGTTCATCCGCCCTTTCGATGCAGCAGAACACGATTCTCTCGGACGGTGGCAATGCCTACTTCATGCATGTCGACGAGTCCCTCCTCTCCCGAAATGTGCTGAACTTCTCGGACGCCGGTGTGTATTATGAGAACTTCTCCAACAACACCGTCTATGAGAATGATTTCTGTATCAAGCCGCCCGCTCTTCCAGCCATGCTCCCCGCAGAGGCGGAATGCCAGGATAAAGGGCAGAAAGGGTGCGGCAGCGGTGAAGGCTGCAGTCTGAGATCCGCTGACGATGCAGAGATTCCGATCCCCGAAGCCTCTCTCCGCCTTCTGAACGCCGACGATCAGGGCGAGTCGGGGAATGTCTGGAACTCCACCGAACCGGTCGCCTACCGCTATGACGGCACCCTCCACGACTCCCATCTCGGGAACCACTGGAGCACCTACAATGGCAGTGATCTGGACAATGACGGTATCGGAGACACACCTGTTGACCTCGGATCACTTGGAGAGGACGACCGCCCGCTGATGCACTCGTTCACCGAATACATCGGACCGGTGACCATCCATGTGCCGGAAGAGGCGGCGAGCATCCAGCAGGCGATCACGATGGCGAAGGACGGTGATTCAATCGTGGTTGCAGCCGGCACCTACAACGAATCGGTCGTGATCAACCGGAGCGTCACGCTCACCGGTGTCGGGATGCCTGTCATTTCATCGGACGATGGCGTCTATCTCTCCACGGACGGCGCCGTCTTCGAGGGTTTCACTGTCACCGGCAATGCCACAGAAACCGTCGGGATTGATATCGAAGCCGCCGACAGTGTTGTACGGGACACCGTGGTGACCGGCACCCTGATCGGCATCGGGGTTGGGGATTCCGGCAACCTCACCCTCTCGAACAACACGATGACGAACAACACCTATAACTTCGGATATCTCGACACCGATCCCTCCCCCGGCAACAGCATCGATACCTCCAACACCGTCGACGGGCGCCCGGTCGTCTACCTTGAGGGCGCCTCAGATGTCGAGATCGGTCCCGACGCCGGCGCCGTCGTCTGTGTGGGCTGTACCGATGTGCTGGTGGACGGACTGGCGCTGTCGGATTCCTATGTCGGGTGTGCGTTCTTCTCCTGCACCGATGTGGCCGTGATCAACACCACGGCTGAGACCTGCTGCTATGGGGCGGTCGCTATTGGATCAGAGAATGTGGCGATCGTCGATTCCCTGATTTCAGCCGGATTTGCTGGTCTGATCGCTATCGATTCAGAGGGTGTTCTTGTGGATGCTCTCTCCATCGAGGCTCTGGAAGCAGGACTGATGCTTTCAGGCTGTGACGGGTGCGTTGTCGTGGACAGCGCCGTCACTGCAGAGTTGATTGGGATGGAAATGGCAGACAGCGCCTGCCTGAGCGTATTTGGTTCCACAGTTGGGGGCTATGTGGGTGTTTTAGGCGTAGAGATTGAGAATTGCAGCCTGACCGGGAACACGGTCTCCGGATATATTGTTGGAGGGGCGTTACTTGGCATGGATAACTCCTCGGTGACTAAAAACACCTTCTCCGGGTATCTCCCGCTGTCGGGTTCGGGAACGGACACCGCTGTCTACCTGAACAGCATGCTCTTCTCCGAACCGATGGAACCCGAAATGACGGAGTCCGTCTGTTCGCAGGCCGATATGCCGGCCTGGAGCGGATGTGAATGGCTGGATGGGTATTACCAGGAGCAATCTCCCTTCTTCACCGGACAGGCGGCGTTCCCCCGCCAGGAAGCGGTCGAGGATTCAGGCCTCCTCTGGAACTCTCCTGAGGAGCGGACCTATCGCTACAACGGCAGTGTCCACACCAATTTCACCGGCAACTACTGGAGCACCTACAATGGCACCGACTCAAACGGCGACGGCATCGGGGATGAGGGCTTTGAGATCGTGGAGAACCTCACCGACTCCTACCCGCTGATGGAGCGTTTTGAGGGATATGCGGCCCCTCTGGCCCTGTTTGAGGCGGTGCCGACCACCGGCGCCGCCCCGCTGACCGTGCGGTTCACCGACACCTCGGCAAACGAGCCCGACACCTGGTCCTGGGCGTTCGGAGACGGCGCCGTCTCCGCAGAAGAGGACCCGGTGCACACCTATACACAGACCGGCACCTATACCGTTCTCCTGAACGTCTCCAATGCCTACGGCGCCGACACCATCACCGGCACCGTCACGGTGACGGCGGCATCAGGCGGGGGCGGGAGTTCCTCGTCCTCCTCGGCGGGGTCGGCGAGCAGTCTCTCTGCCGGCACGCCTGCGGTGATCCCCTTCAGGTCAGGGACCACCCCGGTTTCTGCGGTGGAGATCACCCCCGCCGGGAGCATCCCGTCGGTGCTGGTGACGGCCGATTCGGTCTCCCTCCCCTCAGATGTCCCGGTTCCCTCGGGTGAGGTCTATGACTGCCTCCAGATCCAGGTCTATCATGCCACCGACGACGAGATCGCCTCCGGCGTGATCGATTTCTCGGTCTCAAAGGCATGGCTGGATGAGCGCAACCTCTCCCCTGAGGACATCGCGGTCTGGCGCTATCATGACGGCGTATGGGAGCGCCTCAAAGTGGAAGTGACCGGCGAGAGCGGTGACGCCTTTACCTTCCGGGCCGAAACACCGGGCTTCTCGTATTTCGCCATCACCGCCCTGCCGGAGAAGGCCCCGGTCGTAGCAGAGAATGTGACGCCGGCGGCGACGCTGGCGCCTGCAGAACCGGTGGAGACGGCAGAAACCCTGCCCCCGGCGACACAGAAGAGCCCGCTTGTCTTTGCTCCCATAGCGGCGCTCGGCGCCCTGCTGGTGCTCAGGCGGAGATAACCCCTCTTTTTTTATTCGTAATGCAGCGCCTCGATCGGGTCGAGGTGCGCTGCCTTCCATGCCGGATAGACCCCGGAGAGGAGGCTTGTGGCGGTGCCGAACCCCATGCCGATCAGGATCGCTCTGACCCCTTCCGCCCCGATCCCCTCCGGTATGGTGCCGTATCCGGCGAAGATGCTCTCCGCCACCGATGCGGTGATCACGAGGCCCGCCCCTGCGGAGAGGGCGCCGCCGAGAAGGCTGCCGGCAATGCCCAGGATAAGGGCCTCGTAGAGGAACATCAGCAGGATCTCCCGGCGCAGGGCGCCCAGGGAACGCATGATCCCGATCTCGTGCGTCCGCTGGGTGACCGAGATGATCATCACGTTCAGGATCGATACCCCGGCCACCAGCAGCGCCACCCCCCCGATTCCCAGGAGAAAGATGGAGATGGCGTCATAGGTCTGGTAGTAGAGCTCCAGGATCTCGCGGGAGTCCATGACGTCCACCACCTCCTTGCGGCGGTTCATCTGCTCCTTCACCGCCGCCTTCACCGCCGGGATATCGTCGAGATCGCCGACCTTGATCACCACCCGGTCGTAGGCCTCCTCGCCGTGGCGATCGAAGTACCAGTCCTCGGTCACCACCACCGCATAATCGGGGTTGATGTCGATGGCGAGCCCCCGCTCCTCCAGCACGCCGGCGATCCGCACCTCCTCGTCCCCGATGGTGACCCGTGCGCCCGCCCGCACCTCGAACTCCTCGGCAAGGTTGCTGCCGAGCAGGATCCCGGAACCGCCGGGCCATCCACCCGCGGCGACGGTGAGCAGGAGCGGCATGTCCTCCCGCGGCAGCACGATCACCGGCACAAATCCGCCTTCACTCCCTTTTTTCATCATCTCGGCAGTCTGGATGAGGGGGATGGCGGTGTTCGCCCCTGCTGCACGGGCGATGCGGTTATAATCCGCCTCGGAAATCCCGGTGGCAAGCGCTGAACGGGGATCGAAGGGATCGCCCGATGCGGCGGCGAGGTGGGGGGTGACGACCACCGTGTCCGAGACGTCGGCCACAAGACCGGAGAAGAGCGTGATCAGGTTCGCCCCCAGGATGCCGAGCGCCCCGATGGCGAGCACCCCGATGACGATCCCGAGCACGGCAAGCCCGGAGCGCACGCTGTGGCGGCGCAGGTTGCGCACCGCGGAGATCAGAAAGAACTGCCCGACCGACCCCACTCTCTCTTCACCCCCGCAGCGCCTCGATCGGCGTCATCCTGGACGCCTGCCATGCCGGGTAGAGCCCGGAGGCCATGCTCACCGCCACCCCGAAGAGCATCGCAAACACGATGTAGGCGACCGAGACGGGATCGAAGATCGTCGCCCCCTCCCCGAAGGTG from Methanofollis fontis encodes the following:
- a CDS encoding NosD domain-containing protein — protein: MNIPLRSLLLAACLLFIAACAPVSADVMNGSVIHVPGDYPTVGAAIDAAADGDTILIASGTYTENVNVTKRLGIAGDGMPVIDAGSAGSAVTVSADGVSITGIAATGSGDVCSGDPEPADAGFMVCSDDVRLLNCSAVDNGGHGIYVLGASNFTVESTTSSGNGYHGLRMEESDLLAVSGCEVDGNGNHGLLIRGCSDVTVTECAVTDNGVHGLRLYDCENLSLTGNLISGSGVHGINAEEMDACVFGANTITGNGNHGLIIQSWNGYCTGITVSDNTLTDNGGMGLFLYLVDDADVIGNTATENGKLGLRLWSVTNTTLSGNVMAENTRDFGYRSADPSPGNRIDTTNTAGGRPVYYLEGESGRTIDASTDAAVVCCVGCSDITVEGLAFVDNLNGVNFIHTDDSTVRDCTFTNIGRSIEIFSGTNLAVEDNAVSTSGTSCYALILDQVSASSIASNAFDLVDGRIVVNGSSALSMQQNTILSDGGNAYFMHVDESLLSRNVLNFSDAGVYYENFSNNTVYENDFCIKPPALPAMLPAEAECQDKGQKGCGSGEGCSLRSADDAEIPIPEASLRLLNADDQGESGNVWNSTEPVAYRYDGTLHDSHLGNHWSTYNGSDLDNDGIGDTPVDLGSLGEDDRPLMHSFTEYIGPVTIHVPEEAASIQQAITMAKDGDSIVVAAGTYNESVVINRSVTLTGVGMPVISSDDGVYLSTDGAVFEGFTVTGNATETVGIDIEAADSVVRDTVVTGTLIGIGVGDSGNLTLSNNTMTNNTYNFGYLDTDPSPGNSIDTSNTVDGRPVVYLEGASDVEIGPDAGAVVCVGCTDVLVDGLALSDSYVGCAFFSCTDVAVINTTAETCCYGAVAIGSENVAIVDSLISAGFAGLIAIDSEGVLVDALSIEALEAGLMLSGCDGCVVVDSAVTAELIGMEMADSACLSVFGSTVGGYVGVLGVEIENCSLTGNTVSGYIVGGALLGMDNSSVTKNTFSGYLPLSGSGTDTAVYLNSMLFSEPMEPEMTESVCSQADMPAWSGCEWLDGYYQEQSPFFTGQAAFPRQEAVEDSGLLWNSPEERTYRYNGSVHTNFTGNYWSTYNGTDSNGDGIGDEGFEIVENLTDSYPLMERFEGYAAPLALFEAVPTTGAAPLTVRFTDTSANEPDTWSWAFGDGAVSAEEDPVHTYTQTGTYTVLLNVSNAYGADTITGTVTVTAASGGGGSSSSSSAGSASSLSAGTPAVIPFRSGTTPVSAVEITPAGSIPSVLVTADSVSLPSDVPVPSGEVYDCLQIQVYHATDDEIASGVIDFSVSKAWLDERNLSPEDIAVWRYHDGVWERLKVEVTGESGDAFTFRAETPGFSYFAITALPEKAPVVAENVTPAATLAPAEPVETAETLPPATQKSPLVFAPIAALGALLVLRRR
- a CDS encoding phosphoglycerate kinase codes for the protein MTIGTLTDLDLTGKTVLLRVDFNSPIDPASGEILDDKRFREHLPTVRALEDAKVVVLAHQSRPGKKDFTPLRGHAERLEHLLGRPVSYIDDIFGRAARNAVSSMRPGEVLMLENVRFNAEENLTLNPEAAKSTHICRMLSSMGDIFVNDAFGTAHRSQPTVVGLPMLMRSAAGLLMEREVSTLSRVFTGAPRPVTFVLGGTKVDDSVAVAENVLEKGIADRVIVIGVVANVFLMAEGHDIGRPSTDLIGQLKYTGEIERAKSLLSRFEGRVVLPDQVAVREGDGRMEYAVDSIPAEFPVMDIGSEALRRVNEAIRSSGTVVLNGPAGVFEDPAFAMGTHEILRASSKVPFSVVGGGHTAAVIEKMGLESAFTHISTGGGACIEFLTGKKLPAVAALERSKEIYG
- a CDS encoding ABC transporter permease; protein product: MGSVGQFFLISAVRNLRRHSVRSGLAVLGIVIGVLAIGALGILGANLITLFSGLVADVSDTVVVTPHLAAASGDPFDPRSALATGISEADYNRIARAAGANTAIPLIQTAEMMKKGSEGGFVPVIVLPREDMPLLLTVAAGGWPGGSGILLGSNLAEEFEVRAGARVTIGDEEVRIAGVLEERGLAIDINPDYAVVVTEDWYFDRHGEEAYDRVVIKVGDLDDIPAVKAAVKEQMNRRKEVVDVMDSREILELYYQTYDAISIFLLGIGGVALLVAGVSILNVMIISVTQRTHEIGIMRSLGALRREILLMFLYEALILGIAGSLLGGALSAGAGLVITASVAESIFAGYGTIPEGIGAEGVRAILIGMGFGTATSLLSGVYPAWKAAHLDPIEALHYE